cctttttccttcatttttatgAGCCTAATCTTGAACTTATTATTGATTAGTCAATTAATTAAACCCTATAATTGTTGTATGACCTTCTTCCTTCTCATTGTGTAATTAATCTTTGGTCAAAGAAGAGGATTGGTGAACTTAAGAAGGATGACTATTTCAATGATAGTGATGGTAGGTCTAGTTTTGTTatgcatgtcaattaggaaagcataTTAGGTCATTTTTTTCATCTAGCGTTGTTGCATGTAGTATATCGTTATTTTCTCTTGACCATTCAAATATTTTGGCATTTGCATAGGGTAAAAAATTTAATTGGTCATCAATATTTTATGTCTTTCATGGATGATTTTGTGCGTGATGTGGATTTAAGGGAAGTATGAATTTCTAAATGCATTTACTCATTTAACCAAGAAAAAGAAGTtactttattaaaatttttggatCTGATAAtacacttgaatttgttcaaaatgagtttGAGTCATTTTGCTTGCCTAAAGGGATTATTCGTCAAACCTCATGTGTATACCCCTCAGAATGAATAATTGAACGAGaaaatagacatttacttgacatagTATGGTCTTTATTTGTTCACATGCATGTTCCTAATACCCTTTTGGATTGATGCTCTATTACAACCTATTTTTTGCTTAATAGGATACTCTCAATATTTAGTGGGATAAATTCCCTTTTCTATTGTGTGCCCATAAACATTCATGTTTTTTGTTGTGCCTCATGTCTTTGGGTGCACATATTTAGTTCATGTTGCAAATGCTAGTCAGGGCAATTTCTTGCCTCGTGCTGTTAAATGAGTCTTTGCTCAGTATTCAAGAACTCAAAAAGGATATAAATATTATGATCCTCGCATTTATAGGATGGTAGTGTACATGTAACTTTTTAAGTGAAGATATTTCTTTAATGTTGGGCCATCCTTGGATAAATCTATTTTGATTTCATCAATGATTTCTAGTCCTTTCTTGTTTGTTGATCCTCCAATTCCTACCCTTATCCCTCTAGAGAAAACTTTAGCTCCTTTTCCAAATCCATTTGTTTTCGGCCTAGGTCCCAGAGAAACAGTTGAGGGTTTATAAAATGATAGAAGTAGGCACAGACATCACTACCACCATGCCTCTTTGACCCTTATTGTTTCGACTTATGGCTTTGGAGATCCATCCCTATGCGACTTAGATTGCCAATTGTTGATAGGAAAGGTACCTGAACATGGGCTTAGCACCCAGTCCTATTCCTTAGTTGCTTAGATGTGCTTATCATGTTGCTTATTATTTTGTttcttcaccttcctagtcctatgcgGTCTTTTTCCTCGTCTATTTCTTCTATTTGTATCCCTTCCTCACATGTTGAAGCACTTGCTAACATTGGGTGGAAGCATATAATGGATGTATAAATTGATGCCCTAATGACTCAAGAGAGATGGGCTTTGGCGGATCTTATCCCATAATTATCTTCTTGATGACTTTATCAAATGACATAAGACTCGATTGGTTGTCAAGGAGTAGACCCAAACAcatggtattgattattttgagaccttcCCACCTACTTTTAATTTCTTTGTGTGTTGATCTGTTTGGCGATCAATTTTGATTGGTTATACCATTTGGATGTGAAGAATATCTTTCTTGCATGGAGCAACCTCTAAAAGATATGTTGCTGATTGGTTATaccatttatggtcttaagcaatTTCCTTGAGCCTTGTTTGACAACTTTAGCATGGTGGTCTCCGTATTTGGTTTATCTATTGTGGTCATTCagtctttttttgaaaaaaggaTATAGATGTGGTATTTATAGTCGTTTATCATCATCAATGGCAGGGAAGAGAGGGATTGCAGATGTGAAGCAGTCGCTTcaaataaatttcaaatcaaggacttgggcACTACCTTGTACTACTTTCTCGGTATTAAGATTGTATGGCCCAATCCAAAATCCCTAGATGTAGATTGGGCTCACTTGGTTGATGATTGAAGTTCTATTGATGCTCATTGCTGGAGGTAATCTTGCTACCTAGCATTGCAAGAAACAAAATAGCGCGGTATCTAGTGCTCAGTAGAGTCCTGCACTATGGCTCATAATGTGAACAAGCTTATGTGGTTGGAGCGTCTTGTCATAAATGGAATTCTTGGTAATTAAGTCCGtagatatgttttgtgataatcaagctgcagTTTATATTGTTAGCAGCCCCATGTTGGGCAAAGCATATTGAATTCGACCCTCATTATATGAGGGATGCTGTGTTGAAGAAAGTTGTCAGAACTCTGTGAAATCTGTGGATCACTTAAATGATGTTTTCATGAGGGCTTTACTTAAGCTTGTCTGGTCCAATGTTTGTGATAAGCTGGGGTCTGGGGATATTTTATACACCTCtatcttgagggggagtgttagaagagaataggGTATTTTGGTAATGCTTTCATGACAGCTCTATATGTGCCTGCCTTTTCTAGTGTTTGTAATGAGCTAGGTTTTCACGATATTTATATGCCTCTAGCTTGAGGAGGAATGTTAGAAGAGAATAGGCTATTTTGGTAATTATTTTGTGTGAATGAGGGTATCCTTTTCATCCATGtgtgtgtttttattattattattattagagggcagacctggagcaTGTGCAGCctcatgctttttttttttccctctttcagttgacaaattttaaaatgtgCAGAGTTCTCAATTGTTTTGAATGGGCAATTAACATGTGTtagaaaaatctcaaaaataagaGTTCAGGTTTTATTTTCAAGATTCAACTGAAacattttttcaatttcttaATGCAAGATCTTTAGTGTAAAATGGAGTGTTGAGAAGTTTGGCTAATTTTAACTAGGTTGAACTTTGCAAAATCTTGAAGAGGCAGGAGACTAAACAAGTGGGTGGAGGTCCTCCCCCCAACCTTCTGCTCATTTCTGTTTTAAATTTGTTGTTAGGAGTTAGGACCATATTTTTGCAAAATTGAAGGGTGTAAACTCGACAGTTTGACAAGTATGAAACTGTGATGTAGGATGCTTTCACTTGACACTGCGTTGGTCACTTATAAACATGTCCACCATTATTTTATTCTTAGATGGACGACTGGTCTTCTTATATTGGTACTTGAACCCAGTTGTGTCATCGTTTCTACCTTTATGACGCTTTGATGTAAATTTGCACTGGTTATATTGCTTAACAAAGCCaacgtaatttttttttttttagttttttgttgGTTTGAAGCACATAAAAAAAACACACGTGGTTGAATTCTTATTTCTAGATTCAGGGGAGTTGCTGTTTCTATGACTGCACTAATTGTCAAAGTACAGCACTTGCCCTTCTATTTGGAGGCCTCAAATGAGGTATGGACCTCTGCATGCCTCTTTCCTCTATTATGTACATTTCTGGATCCTTGGCTTGCCTGTGCCCTAGTGCTTAAGTTTTGTATGCCTTTTTTATTGTCAAAGTTAGCATTTGCCCTTCTAATTGTAGTCCTCAAATGAGGTATGGGCCTCTGCATGCCTTTTTACTCTTATGTACATTTCTGGATTATTGGCTTGCCTGTGCCCTATGGCTTAAGTTTTATTTGCCTTTTGTTCAACCTTTTGTGCAAAGGATTTTATGGTTAGTTTACGTCTTTTGCAAGGTAATCTTTATGATAATAACAAACTTAGCTTCTTCGAGGTGCATATGTACTTTCTCTTTGGCTCTTTGCCTATTGATTGACAGCCTAAGCTACTCTAGCTTTTTTGATTGGAACATGTAATCTATTCTATTAGATTCTCGTGGACTGCCTCCTGAGTGGGAGATCATAGGTTTTCTTCCCTTTAATTGATGTGACAATTTTCTTAATGTTCGTCCTCATGTAAATTGTTACTCTGTTGACTGGATCACATACACTCAACtgttttctctttatattttgATTAACCTAGAAAGCTATATTTAAGGGTAAGGCTGCATCTTTTTCCTGGTTCTCAAAATCTTGTTAGCTTATGTTTTCTGCAAAATGTTCACTCTTTTCTTGCTTGTTTGTTTCTATTTCTACCCAACTAGTAAACTACTCTGCCCCCAAGTTTTCTGGTTGATAATTGCCAGATCATTTTTGTGGCAGGTAAAGCTTATGGTTacagaaattatacagttttgcTAGCTTTTGTGGAGAAAGAGATGTAATTTTCCCAAGTTGTTATGATGTTTGTTCAAAGCAGGAGAAACAGTCCCTGATCTTTCAGAGTTAGAATTTGAAGCTAGGTCATCAAAAGATGGAGCATGGTAAGCATAGAGATGCTAAACAAGAAAGGTGATCCTTTTTTTTTGGGTGCTGGGACAAGGTGTTGGTAACTGCAGGGAATATTTATTGTTTAGCCAGTTCATTAGCACTTCAAAACTACCTTACCATACGTATTTATATATAAGTAGAATAGAACTCCTATATTGCCTGGAAAACAAAGTTCCAATACTAGTTCTGCCATAATCTGGTGAAGTCACAACCAACCTAAATGCCATGTCGATGAAGATAATAGAATTTTAGCCAATACGATTTGCAATTACTTTATTGTTGCAAACTTGCAGTAAGCTTTATTCACTCAGTGTTTGTTGCCTCAACTGAAATGATTTCCAGATCTGCCTcttcacatttttatttttgaaaaattcttttggtTGATGTAATTATTGCATACTATTCCAGCGTGAAATGATACCAAATTTATGAACCATCATGAGACACCTTCCCAAAAGAAAAATGTTAAGGAGTAGAGACTgatattaattataatttgattatTTCCCCCATGGCTGGCCCTCAATCCACCCCATTTTTTACTCATCGCCCTATATTTTGAAACaacaaaaattttcataaatacgaAAGCTAACTAAGAAACTGTAGGCGAAAATGAGGCTTCCCAGTTCCGAATCAGAAAAGGCAGCGTATATTGAAATAATAGATTTCTTTTCACTGATTCTTAAATGGACACCTAATGGTTCTGGCTTTACAGGTACGATGTTGATACATTCCTTGCCCACAGATTTGTTAGCTCAGGTGAACCTGTAAGTAGTTAAAATAAATGCACCTCTCCATTCCTATTTGTACTTCACTAGAAGTGGTTTCCTTTTCTTAGGTCAACTTATTGCTATTAGTACTTCTATAGGttcattaattaaatttgtattttcATGAATAGTAGTTAATGAAGAGCACGCTGGTTTTGCAATAGTTTATTGTTTACAGTAGCCGATCTTTCCTTCTCTCCACCTGTTTTCTTTATTTGCCTTTTGATCTGGAAGTGATTTGTATGGATGCCATGTGGTGTGCTAGTGATTGATCATGTTATGTTCTTTCTTCTACAACTGAATACTCAAGTTTGCCTCCAGGATAATCCAATTGGGCTTAATGCATGACCTAAGCAGTCTCAGACTTGATTTACTTGGGAATGCTTACTATTATTGTACAATTGTCCATTGTATGGTAATGGCTACTGCCTTTACTGCGTTAGGGATTTTCTTAGGTCTCATGGATGAGAGATGATAATTGGATCCTGGTTGTTATTGGAGCCACGCTCATCAAATTAATTTTGCTGCAAAATGAGTCGACTGTTTTGAGTAGAATGGCCAATTAAAGTTTCTGCTGAGTCAGTTGGAACTTGGAAACTTAAGTTGAAGATATTATATTTATTAGCACCTTTTTACGtggaatttttttcttcttcttgttttccACCTTCAATAATGATTGAGATACTTGCTGCTTTCACTCATAACTTTGTTATTGATtctattataaaaattaaaaaaaaaaaaaatactacaaaTAGAATACACTTGAAGGTCAAAATTCACAGCCTGATATATTATTTCATTACAGGAAGTTCGTGTACGGTTTGTTGGGTTTGGGGCTGAGGAGGATGAGTGGGTAAATGTAAAAGCAGCCGTACGGGAGCGTTCTCAACCCTTGGAGCCTTCAGAAtgtcaaaaaataaaagttggaGATATTGTACTCTGCTTTCAGGTAattttatgtttattgttatAGTCATCCTGATAATTGCCCATCCTTTGTGAACAATTTGCCTTCAACTGTCTGGATAATGTTTCAGGAGAGGAGGGATCAAGCAATATATTACGATGCCCATGTTCTTGAAATTCAAAGGAGAATGCATGATATAAGAGGCTGCAGATGTTTGTTCTTGGTTCGATATGATCATGACAACAGTGAGGTGaggcttatttattttttaatttttggtctAACACGACAGCTTTCTTTGAATTCACTGTGTTTGTTATGACTCATATCGAAGACAATAATTTTATGGTGATAGTAGGAATCCTAACGCTCTTGCATGCGCTTATTCATCTGTGCAGGAAAGAGTTCGGTTGAGGAGGATATGTTGCAGGCCGACCTATTAAGTATCTTTGTTTAGGTTGATGCTTTGATTTATCTACTCAAAATCCTGGGATTTTGCTCGGTTGGATAGGAGGGGCAGGCATTTTGGTGGAGGGATACATTGCAGGGAGGCCCCTGcgtgtgtgtgattgattgatGAGACTCTGCAACAGGCAGAGACACATGTATACTCTGCTGACGCAGTTTTTAGAATGTAGTCTTATTTTTGGTCCCAGATGGAATagaatggaatggaatggaagGGGGTATGCATCACCGGAGCTGCAGTTATGTATGGTCTGATCCTGACTTCCAATTTTGCTGGTGCGAAGGCATGAGGGTGTAGCACTTATAATAAATATGTTTGATCTGGTAGAATCGTTGGTTTCATTTTCTTGAATATTTTGCTCTTTtgtcttttgtgtttttttttttatttttttcccaggAACAATATCCAATCTCCATATTGATAGGTGGGCTCATGGGTAACCCAGTTAGCCCCAAGAGTTCTTCAACGACCAAAGCAACTTTGGTCTTAAGCTTAGGTATAAGTGAGCATTGGCTTTAATTAACTTGCCAAACCTGTCAGACCAACCATTGATTTTCAGTGGTTTAGATTGATTTTACCTTGAACGTTGTTGAAACTTGATTTAAATCCTTTTCTAAAATCTATTGGAGGTAGGGTGCCAGAGCCCGCATGACCTGAATTTATTTAGATACTGTTTGGTTCACAATCAGAGTATGAGCTCACTGGAATTGGAATGTTAGATACCTCTCATGTTTGGTTTGATACAGAATTAGTATTTGATATTTATATAGGCATAGGAATTAGAAAATCtagttagtataaaaaaaataattcaatatatttaatataaaataataatattataaatataattattatataatattatttttattaaactatataaaaaataatttttataataaaatcattttgatgatcatatatttaattatattttattttaaatatattgttaatattacattttataaGGATTATATTTCAATATGtacattaaatttaaataaaattcttatATATTATAAtgctaacataatttattattttacgtaaaataataatataatagaaCTACCAACCATggcattatattttattacattttttaatattttattctattttttgtatattatataattagtaaaatttattataatatatttgtattaatgatattaataattttaattttatcttGTTTTAAGAttctacataataatataataaataaataaatatactatAGTCACAtcatagtattttataatttGCTACTATTCTATTACTTTTTGtggtataatactaatatatgatgtaaatattaataataatgattaaaatatttttctattacaatgtataataatatttttttatttttatataatatatatttaattatattatatataatatcacATTATAATGTGTGCCTGtgtatatttaatatataatagtATTCTCTTTTTTTctatatcattattaaaatttattatgtatttataattaaataatagtataataaattaaaagtatattgtaatattttaacatctaatattattctatttttttttatatattgtaatgttactatatattaatattaattttaagaTTTATGTAATACATAATACATTctattacataaattataatattataataagtATTGTGTTTCtcaaaaatcaagatttaaatcTAGATTAAAAAGGAGAATTCCATTCCTACATGAAATTAAATATCCAAGTAATACTACTGTAAAACAACCATTAGAAATGGTAGTTAACCTTGCAGATTTTAATTCCAAAAGTTAATTCCCAATTACCAAATGCCATCTCATGCAAGGGGCAATGTTTTACAAATAATGATATCATTACACCAATACATATGCAAGGAGCATAAACCTAATCTGTGTTTCACAAACCTCAATTTCCTCTGTGAACACCAAATTTAGAAGTCTCTGCAATTGGACTTTGCACGTCTTTCAAATAACATGCAACAAAAAGCATGAAAAATAAGTTGGTGCTCTGTAACAAGCTTTCCTCATCTGAAACATACcaattatatgtttatttattctGTAACATTACATCCATACCATTCCAACTTAATTAAAGATCAATTTTTAGATGCACAACATTAATCCAAACTCTCAAAATTTGTGTAGCTTCAAATTTGAATGCAATTTAAAGCCTCATGGTTAGAGTATCAACTTGGTTTTCAGCTTCCGGATAAAACCTACTAAATTAACCCATGTTCATCCTTAAAAGAACTTCTTAACATAAAAATTCCACATCAGGTCCAGCATAATATTATTGGGTGGGGGTAGGCTCGCAGTTATCAGTTCTGCATTTCAGAGTTCGgactaggggtgtacaaaatttaccaaaaaatcGAGAATcggaccgaaaccgaaccgtTTGAAGCTTCGGTTCGATTTTTTGGTTTCGGTAATCGGTTTCAGTTTTGAACatataaaaaatagattttcagttttggtttcggtttcactcaaaaaccgaaccgtaaaaaccaaaaacctactttaattttaaaataattatatcctAAGAACTTTGATTACAAGTGCATGTGGGAAAAAAATTATGCctacattatttttttaatttaaattattggcTTATACTTTGTCAAGGAGTGAGGAAGGATTTTATAAAAGAGGAATGAGAACCAAAACTTCCCATTTTGGCCATGTCGGATGAGTGCTATTGGAAAGAAGGACCGAACCAATAGCATCCTGCAACAGTGCTACTACCAATCTACCATAGCAAGCAAGGCATCATCTTCTCCATCTCACgctcacacaaacacacacagcaGGCAACGCACAGCAACTGCAACACCCACATCTCTAGTAACGCCCACGCTCACGTTCACACAGACACGCAGCAACGCCCACGCTCACACTCACACAGAAACACATAGCAACTGCAACGCCCACATCTCCAGTTCTCCACGCCCAcactcacactgtcacacacaaGCACACAGCAACGCCCACGCTCACGCCCGTCGCCCACGCCAGTCGCTCATGGTCACGCCCACGCTCACGCTCACACAAACACACATAGCAATGCCAGTCGCTCACAGTCACGGACTCACGCCGACATTATCTTGGTGCTCTACTGCTTTGGCTGTCCCACATTGGttggaaaaggaagaaaaaatttTCCTCACCCAATTTATTGAAGTTGGATATGCTGAATCTCTTCTGCGCTGGGGTTTGCAATCAAAGTCCTAGAGCCGTGGCCCAGTTGGCTATGGTTGGcttcatttaattattttttttattttgttagtcTAAAATTTAGTAAAATCAAAATAACCAAACCGAACCGTAAAATAAACGATTTGGTTTGATTTTAAACCGATGATATACGATTCGATTGCAGTTCAATAGTTTTAAAAACCGAGACATTCAGCTCAATTCGGTTGACAATTTTGGCAGTAACtgaaccgaaccgtgtacacccctagttCGGACCCAACAGAGTCGCATGTTACTGGCTATACATCACTCGTGATGTGCAGAGTCAATCCACAAGTACataatatcacaaaactcaagaAAACCCTTCTACCTCACCCGATTGCTATAGCATTAACTGATTCAAAAAACCATTGAATTAGCATCTGTTCAAATTGATTCACCGTATGGTAAAATTTGTGAAAATTCTGTGTCTGGAAGCCAACGTTTCCaacttcaaattatatatatatatatatatatatatatatatataaacgtgCAAAAACATTTACAACACGTCACCAGAACATAACCTACACGCTACAGGATTTTTACCTCCCAAATTTCAATCCCCACACTAAACTTGTCCAAAGTCCACAAAATCTGAAAGGCCCCGAAATGACATTCCCAAAGATGTCCTAACCACAACTTATATACAGATTCACCTCACCAGTTGCTAGAGACATTGTTAGCAAACCACAACTCCAAATAAACACAGAACGGGATGGCTATGGGTATCATTCATAAAACACTAGCAAATAAAATACAATTCAATGAAACTTATGGAACTCATATGCCCTTGGAATAAATTAGCTGGTTGACAAATAGGGATAAAGCTGACGGTCAATTCATGAAATGATCAGAATTTCCACAGTAAATTAAGCAGATTAAAGGCTATTGAAGGAACTATCAATCGCAACTCAACTGACTGGGTTTTCATAAACCTCCAAACCAAGTGGAATGACAACTGCTTCTCATATCGTTCCTAGTATCATTTTTCCGGTATTCTGCCTCCAATTCTGTAAAACGAATAAACTGATGACCATCAAAAGAGCAGTATAATCCCAGTCATACCACACATCTTTCCCACAAAGGCTGGGGCAATATGCCCACAGATTGATCCCTCCATGTGTAAATGACTGTAATCACTGAAGTCCAAAGGGTAAAACTATGAATACATTTTCTCAATGACAATCACATCTCCCTCAAAagataaaaattatgaaaaaagaaGGGAAGAGAGCAGCCTGtgcaataaaaacaaaataagcATATATAGAGATGCATATTCCTACTGCCATACAACAAATATCCTTGTGCTTGAAAGCATGAATTTTAGATCCCCAAATTGGATTTGTAAGATTCAACATAATTTTGTGTTACATTTCATCCAAAtcaacacaaattcaaattcaaggccCAAAACTCCAAGCTCACAAACATGGGATGCCAAGGTCATATTAGTAAATAGGGGTCTGCAGGAATCTAAATGCTGGTAGTATTTGAAGACGAAAACTAGTAACCTACATTAGTCATTaaggcaaagaaaaaaaaaactaaaaacccagatttcaaacCCTTGTAAGGTGAATAAACAAGCAATACAGCACAACCACCCCCAGGACAAGTCACTAGGTGATCATGCAAAAGAATAccatgaaagaaaataaaagtaaaaacaatgataaaggaaaagtgaaaaaaaaaaatgaacattcCTCTAAGCCTAGCACATTTGCTTGACCAAGCCAAAAAAGCAAATGGAGGTCTAGGTTCAGGCATTCAGGTTTCAATGCAATCAAGTTCCAATCAATAAATGAATCTTGTTAATTAACATCTTCTGAGATGAAGTCATTCAAGAGAAGTAGCAGCAAACAATTGTAGACATCGAAGGTTCGCCGAGATCCCTGCAAAACAacattatattaattattaaataataaattgtCATTTGAATTGTAATCAAAATCCCTAATCCATGAATCAAGAATCTACTCAGAGTCCCAAAATTTGATAAAAATTTGGACAATCATTCCCAAATGACTTGCATATATGTACACTAATCCTGTATTTGAGAGCTTGGATTTCAAGCTTTGGATTTGGAATTTGTGTGGATTTCAACAAGACAGAATATGTAGTATTTAATTTTGtcaaaatccacacaaatccaaatccaaggcttgAAATCCATTCTTCCAAACACTACCTAAGTAGAATAATAAAAtccattgaaatttcaacaaatatggATAAAACATGTTAATAATTGAGATGGCGCTTGCCTTCGAAGCAAGTTTTGTACTCTTCTATCTTACCCTGATCTATTTAACTCAAAACATATATTGATATAAAAAGGAAAAGTCACCATACAAACAAGGTATACCATTATCTAGCCATTCCCCaccattaaatatcaaattgaggttgatgatttccaagggaaaaaataaatttaaaacaataataatttgATCTTAGTGAAAAATTGTCATTTTTAATGCGGCCTTTCTCTAACAACTAAAACAAGAAAAAGTAaatagaaaaacataaaaataattaaaacaaaaactAATAAATTAGACTCTTAAATATGTAGTGGAGTAGGCAACATGCCAACCACAAGCTCACCTGCCTAGTCAACtttggggggtttttttttttttctctagacTGGTTTCCTTCTCTAACTCTTGCTTTATTCTAATATTATCAAATGACAGGAAAGGAAGGCGCAGAATGAGAAGGCCAACAGACATAAATACCAAATAGACAGCCACCTTAAAAAAAAGTAACAAGTCTTTAAGTTGGGGAGAGGGGAGTACGATTTGAATCTTACAATTCGACTCAATTCATTGATTTGTGAGGTGAATTATTCGACTCACCACTATTCACAGCCTTCTATGAATCTTCATGGGATTCAAACTGATTTATGCCTTTCTCGATATGAATCGTCCTATTCAAATTGAGAATCATACATTTCTAACTATATTTAAAATAGTCATCATTTCATACTAATCCTGTCATATTTTTAATGTTGTCATTTTCATCCCCATGGAGAGAGATTTGCATTCCACAAATTACAGATTTGGTTCAAAATTTAAAGTCAAGTTGGCAAACAATAGGACCTGATCAAAATGCAGGCTGCAAACTATTTAGGAGTAGCCAAGAAGTGAACAGGCTACTTCGAAGACCAATTTTGTTTTTGCATCTAAGCATCTACAAAGGACTGATGTGAAGCAGGATAACTTGCAAAACTGCAAATAAACATGCATATGAAGTGGCTATATCCAATGCCAATAATAGAGAAACAACATAAGAAATATGCTCATATCCGTTCACCATCTACCAGCAGTAAGAACATGCTGGGACATCTCAGTTCTCATAGAAATCAAATGGATCTGCTTTCTTCCAATCTGATTTTAAATGAATGCATCATTGTAAAAGAGACCAACATAGGAAAAATGCCAAGCACATGCAACGGTAAAAGAAATTGAAAGTGTAATTTCAAATTTACCTCAAGACAATAACCTACCATCACTTGGGAGGCAACTCCACTTTCTTCAGCAACACCATTCTGGATACCAAGTGCACCCAATATGGATAATGCTTGCTTCAGATTCAGTCTGTTTTGATGGGAAACAACAGGAGCAGGTAATACAAGGGCACATAAAAGGTTGTGCATGGTAGATAGAAACACTGGCAACAAGTGCAAATAGTGACATTTACCTTTTCAAACGAAGGATAGGGGTAAGTTCTCTTCAGCCAAATAAGCAAAGGCCCTGAAATCCCAAAAAAAGGGGGTGGGGAGGAGATAAAATTAACCAAGGAATGAAAATCTAGTAGTGAAGTTATGCAGAGGTGATCCAAAAAGATTTTCCATTTACACTCATAGGACTTACAAAGTCGAGGTCCATGAGGGATTGGCTGGTCTTTTGGCATCACTGATTTTCACTCCAGCTAAGGCTTTCACTAATGATGTTTCTTTTGACTCACCCACTTGGGGGAAGAAAACCAGTGACG
This genomic stretch from Malania oleifera isolate guangnan ecotype guangnan chromosome 3, ASM2987363v1, whole genome shotgun sequence harbors:
- the LOC131152300 gene encoding protein SAWADEE HOMEODOMAIN HOMOLOG 1-like isoform X2 → MDRLRPRERKDFSGFTKAEVEKMEKLLRESGEQLLNKEFCQKLAKRFNCSVGRAGKPVVKWIEGRQPDCPSKECSSHDGIKTLAVYPEAHPSNKAHESTEMPKGETVPDLSELEFEARSSKDGAWYDVDTFLAHRFVSSGEPEVRVRFVGFGAEEDEWVNVKAAVRERSQPLEPSECQKIKVGDIVLCFQERRDQAIYYDAHVLEIQRRMHDIRGCRCLFLVRYDHDNSEERVRLRRICCRPTY
- the LOC131152300 gene encoding protein SAWADEE HOMEODOMAIN HOMOLOG 1-like isoform X1; this encodes MDRLRPRERKDFSGFTKAEVEKMEKLLRESGEQLLNKEFCQKLAKRFNCSVGRAGKPVVKWIEIQSWFQGRQPDCPSKECSSHDGIKTLAVYPEAHPSNKAHESTEMPKGETVPDLSELEFEARSSKDGAWYDVDTFLAHRFVSSGEPEVRVRFVGFGAEEDEWVNVKAAVRERSQPLEPSECQKIKVGDIVLCFQERRDQAIYYDAHVLEIQRRMHDIRGCRCLFLVRYDHDNSEERVRLRRICCRPTY